The following are encoded in a window of Nocardioides houyundeii genomic DNA:
- a CDS encoding amidase family protein, whose protein sequence is MLSRTRLINAVVVTATAALVATPTVGSAHGPRSKPFVLEEATVASIHQAFKSGSLTCSQLVDGYLTRIQAYENQGPAINSLITVAVDAKAQARALDVKYRKSRGKVGPLHCIPVILKDNIDTKDMPTTAGSKTLLSPLPARDSTIARKFREDGALILGKGNLDEWAHGGRAGYSSAGGQTLNPYDLSRSPSGSSGGPAAAIAANFAVLSIGSDTLGSIRGPVNAESLAGVRPTKGLVSRAGIVPFSSTFDAAGPMTRTVTDSALVLNTLAGYDPGDPATRASRGRIPRDYTSSLRKNAFRGARIGVLRNYVTDATDPMMDAAVRTMRRLGATVVDDLEVPADALALRASSYALISETEFRTELGEYLAAFRPGASVSSHQEVYEASSQPGFGMAPEVLTRLASEAQRGGKDDPAYVKAAAEAPAQMRSALDALLRENDLDALVRPTDGGSDLSAFSGYPDVLVQGGVATDGTSAGLAFLAEAFTEPRLLGYAYAYEQEVDARLLPAHTPPIPADWWR, encoded by the coding sequence GTGCTGTCTCGGACACGACTGATCAATGCCGTGGTGGTCACGGCCACTGCCGCCCTCGTCGCGACTCCGACCGTGGGCTCGGCCCACGGTCCGCGATCCAAGCCCTTCGTCCTCGAGGAAGCGACCGTCGCCTCCATCCACCAGGCGTTCAAGTCGGGCAGCCTGACGTGCTCCCAGCTCGTCGACGGCTACCTGACGCGGATCCAGGCGTACGAGAACCAAGGGCCCGCGATCAACTCGCTCATCACGGTGGCGGTGGACGCCAAGGCGCAGGCGCGGGCCCTCGACGTCAAGTACCGCAAGTCCAGGGGCAAGGTGGGACCGCTGCACTGCATCCCGGTGATCCTCAAGGACAACATCGACACCAAGGACATGCCGACCACGGCGGGGTCCAAGACTCTCCTCTCCCCCCTACCAGCCCGGGACTCGACGATCGCGCGCAAGTTCCGCGAGGACGGTGCCCTCATCCTCGGCAAGGGCAACCTGGACGAGTGGGCCCACGGAGGCCGGGCGGGGTACAGCTCAGCTGGAGGACAGACCCTCAACCCGTACGACTTGTCCCGCTCCCCCTCCGGGTCGTCCGGCGGGCCGGCGGCTGCGATCGCGGCCAACTTCGCCGTGCTCTCGATCGGAAGCGACACCCTGGGCTCGATCAGGGGACCGGTCAACGCCGAGTCGCTCGCGGGGGTGCGTCCGACCAAGGGACTGGTCAGCCGCGCGGGCATCGTGCCGTTCTCCTCGACCTTCGACGCGGCAGGTCCCATGACCCGCACCGTCACCGACAGCGCGCTCGTGCTCAACACCTTGGCCGGCTACGACCCCGGCGACCCGGCCACCAGGGCGAGCCGCGGAAGGATTCCCCGCGACTACACCTCGTCGCTGCGCAAGAACGCCTTCCGGGGCGCGCGCATCGGAGTCCTGCGCAACTACGTCACCGACGCCACCGATCCCATGATGGACGCGGCCGTGCGGACCATGCGTCGCTTGGGCGCCACGGTCGTCGACGATCTCGAGGTGCCGGCCGACGCCCTTGCGTTGCGTGCCAGCTCCTACGCGCTTATCTCCGAGACCGAGTTCAGGACCGAGCTGGGCGAGTACCTGGCGGCGTTCCGACCCGGTGCCTCCGTCTCCTCCCACCAGGAGGTCTACGAGGCCAGCTCCCAGCCGGGGTTCGGGATGGCTCCGGAGGTCCTGACCCGCCTCGCAAGCGAGGCGCAGCGTGGTGGCAAGGACGACCCGGCGTACGTGAAGGCCGCCGCGGAGGCTCCGGCGCAGATGCGGTCGGCGCTCGACGCGCTTCTTCGCGAGAACGACCTCGACGCACTGGTCCGTCCGACCGACGGGGGCAGCGACCTGTCCGCGTTCTCCGGCTACCCGGACGTGCTGGTCCAAGGGGGCGTCGCGACCGACGGGACGTCAGCAGGCCTGGCGTTCCTCGCCGAGGCGTTCACCGAGCCGCGGCTGCTCGGCTACGCCTACGCCTACGAGCAGGAGGTCGACGCTCGCCTGCTTCCCGCTCACACGCCGCCGATCCCCGCCGACTGGTGGCGCTGA
- a CDS encoding DsbA family protein gives MAKNTPKKNSPGARAEEREAAAAKRASRQDRKERAAAALAAREKARKRKERLGIAAVVVAVLLVIGGITLWQMNESDKRADAEPPANAVDDYALAIGDPEAPHTLEIYEDFLCPACGGFESLSNETLAQAAEDGKVYVKYLPFELLGQYGDYSKEAANAFAVVLDAYGPEVAKKFHDELFADQPSESGDKPGADWLVEKAVEAGAEESKVRPGIEDMKFEYWVENATTNALEDNDVDGTPTIRLDGKDVEGADYNQVLANIMSAIG, from the coding sequence ATGGCGAAGAACACCCCCAAGAAGAACTCACCGGGCGCCCGAGCTGAGGAGCGCGAAGCCGCCGCGGCCAAGCGCGCCTCCCGCCAGGACCGCAAGGAGCGTGCCGCCGCCGCACTCGCGGCCCGGGAGAAGGCACGCAAGCGCAAGGAGCGGCTCGGCATCGCCGCGGTCGTCGTGGCAGTGCTGCTGGTCATCGGCGGGATCACCCTGTGGCAGATGAACGAGAGCGACAAGCGCGCCGACGCGGAGCCGCCGGCGAACGCGGTGGACGACTACGCCCTGGCGATCGGTGACCCCGAGGCCCCGCACACGCTGGAGATCTACGAGGACTTCCTCTGCCCGGCCTGCGGTGGCTTCGAGTCCCTGTCGAACGAGACCCTGGCGCAGGCCGCCGAGGACGGCAAGGTCTACGTGAAGTACCTGCCCTTCGAGCTCCTCGGCCAGTACGGCGACTACTCCAAGGAGGCCGCGAACGCCTTCGCGGTGGTGCTGGACGCCTACGGCCCCGAGGTCGCCAAGAAGTTCCACGACGAGCTCTTCGCCGACCAGCCCTCCGAGAGCGGTGACAAGCCCGGTGCCGACTGGCTGGTGGAGAAGGCCGTCGAGGCCGGCGCCGAGGAGTCGAAGGTCCGTCCCGGGATCGAGGACATGAAGTTCGAGTACTGGGTGGAGAACGCGACCACGAACGCGCTGGAGGACAACGACGTCGATGGCACGCCGACGATCCGGCTCGACGGCAAGGACGTCGAGGGTGCCGACTACAACCAAGTGCTGGCGAACATCATGTCGGCGATCGGCTGA
- a CDS encoding carboxymuconolactone decarboxylase family protein, producing the protein MLPSSPTDRRPRVAPGGWREVGPVVTGFARIAGRVAGTEPPALFLTLGRNRRLFWGWLHFAGRLMPGGRLPRRETELVILRVATLTGCDYEFTHHARLGARAGIGPVELERVVAGPEAEGWTGRERLLLTVTDELHHDRDLCDATWTRLRAELDERTCLEVLLLVGHYEMLATTLTALRLPPDRER; encoded by the coding sequence ATGCTTCCGAGCAGCCCCACCGACCGGCGGCCGCGCGTCGCCCCGGGCGGCTGGCGCGAGGTCGGACCGGTGGTCACCGGGTTCGCCCGGATAGCGGGCCGGGTCGCCGGCACCGAGCCGCCGGCACTCTTCCTCACCCTCGGTCGCAACCGACGGCTCTTCTGGGGATGGCTGCACTTCGCGGGTCGGCTGATGCCCGGCGGTCGCCTACCGCGCCGCGAGACCGAGCTGGTGATCCTGCGGGTGGCGACGCTGACCGGCTGCGACTACGAGTTCACCCACCACGCCCGGCTCGGCGCGCGTGCCGGGATCGGCCCCGTCGAGCTCGAGCGGGTCGTCGCCGGGCCGGAGGCCGAGGGCTGGACCGGGCGCGAGCGACTGCTGCTCACCGTCACCGACGAGCTGCACCACGACCGGGACCTGTGCGACGCCACGTGGACCCGGCTGCGTGCCGAGCTGGACGAACGCACCTGCCTGGAGGTGCTGCTGCTGGTCGGGCACTACGAGATGCTGGCCACCACGCTCACCGCCCTGCGGCTACCGCCCGACCGGGAGCGTTGA
- a CDS encoding fasciclin domain-containing protein: MKIRTVAATLLTTALLGTVAAVPAQAAPGDQPLGNRSLAEVLTSDGNQFDRNAGDYDILTEAVLAVLAAKPDSPVSVLADGDVALTAFVPNDLSFRLLAKDLTRKWQFGSESDVFNTLVDAVGVDAIEQVLLYHVVPGATIDSGTALRSDNAALTTAQGASVTVDVVFPRFKIVRLKDNDRNDVDPFLDPTALDINKGNKQIAHGIFLVLRPLDL, encoded by the coding sequence ATGAAGATCCGTACCGTCGCAGCAACGCTGCTGACCACCGCACTGCTCGGAACCGTCGCCGCGGTGCCGGCCCAGGCCGCCCCGGGCGACCAGCCGCTCGGCAACCGGAGCCTGGCCGAGGTGCTCACCTCGGACGGCAACCAGTTCGACCGCAACGCCGGCGACTACGACATCCTCACCGAGGCCGTGCTCGCGGTCCTCGCCGCCAAGCCGGACAGCCCGGTCAGCGTCCTGGCCGACGGGGACGTCGCGCTGACGGCGTTCGTGCCCAACGACCTGTCCTTCCGGCTGCTCGCCAAGGACCTGACCCGCAAGTGGCAGTTCGGGTCCGAGAGCGACGTCTTCAACACCCTGGTGGACGCCGTGGGCGTGGACGCCATCGAGCAGGTGCTGCTCTACCACGTGGTGCCCGGCGCCACGATCGACTCCGGAACGGCGCTGCGCTCCGACAACGCCGCGCTCACCACGGCTCAGGGTGCGTCCGTGACCGTCGACGTCGTGTTCCCCAGGTTCAAGATCGTCCGCCTCAAGGACAACGACCGCAACGACGTCGACCCGTTCCTCGACCCGACCGCGCTGGACATCAACAAGGGCAACAAGCAGATCGCGCACGGCATCTTCCTGGTGCTGCGCCCGCTCGACCTCTGA
- the orn gene encoding oligoribonuclease, translated as MNERLVWIDCEMTGLDLRADALIEVAALVTDFDLNVLGEGVDVVIKPPPEALEQMIDFVRSMHETSGLLLELDGGMAMAEAEEQVLAYIREHCPDGSRPPLAGNTVATDRAFLARDMPLLEGFLHYRNVDVSSIKELSRRWYPRAYFASPAKRGNHRALADIQESIEELRYYREAVFVPQPGPDTAKAREIAARHAGTLTGLHAEQAETVPDSDQPS; from the coding sequence GTGAACGAGAGACTGGTGTGGATCGACTGCGAGATGACCGGGCTGGACCTGCGGGCCGACGCCCTGATCGAGGTGGCCGCCCTGGTGACCGACTTCGATCTCAACGTGCTCGGTGAGGGCGTCGACGTCGTCATCAAGCCCCCGCCGGAGGCGCTGGAGCAGATGATCGACTTCGTCCGCTCCATGCACGAGACCTCCGGGCTGCTGCTGGAGCTGGACGGCGGCATGGCGATGGCCGAGGCCGAGGAGCAGGTGCTGGCCTACATCCGCGAGCACTGCCCCGACGGCAGCCGTCCCCCGCTCGCCGGCAACACGGTCGCCACCGACCGTGCCTTCCTGGCCCGGGACATGCCGCTGCTCGAGGGCTTCCTGCACTACCGCAACGTGGATGTCTCCTCCATCAAGGAGCTGTCCCGCCGCTGGTACCCGCGCGCCTACTTCGCCTCCCCGGCCAAGCGCGGCAACCACCGCGCCCTGGCCGACATCCAGGAGAGCATCGAGGAGCTGCGCTACTACCGCGAGGCCGTGTTCGTGCCGCAGCCCGGCCCGGACACCGCCAAGGCGCGCGAGATCGCGGCCCGCCACGCGGGCACGTTGACGGGTCTGCACGCGGAGCAGGCCGAGACTGTCCCCGATTCCGACCAGCCGAGCTGA
- a CDS encoding adenosine deaminase gives MSLSSFIAGLPKAELHVHHVGSASERIVGELAARHPGTVPSDPAGLRGFYEFRDFAHFIEVYLAVVDLIRTPEDVRLLTYEVAREMAQGQQVRYAELTCTPYTSVRPHEADRGMPVEAYTEAIEDARVAAERDFGLVLRWIYDIPGEAGLPAAEETLRFALDHAPAGLVGFGLGGPEIGVPRPQFQPHFDAARAAGLRSVPHAGETTGPETVWDAIRLLGADRIGHGTTAAQDPELLAFLAETGIPLEVCPSSNIATRAVASLAEHPITAFRDAGIRFSINSDDPPMFGTTLNREYEIAADLLDLDEAGVAELARAAVLASFAPEDVRARVLAEIDDHLVSATAGA, from the coding sequence GTGAGCCTCTCCTCCTTCATCGCCGGCCTGCCCAAGGCGGAGCTGCACGTCCACCACGTCGGCTCCGCCTCGGAGCGCATCGTGGGCGAGCTCGCCGCACGTCACCCGGGCACCGTGCCCAGCGACCCCGCCGGGCTCCGGGGGTTCTACGAGTTCCGCGACTTCGCCCACTTCATCGAGGTCTACCTCGCCGTGGTCGACCTGATCCGGACCCCGGAGGACGTCCGCCTGCTCACCTACGAGGTGGCGCGCGAGATGGCCCAGGGTCAGCAGGTGCGGTACGCCGAGCTCACGTGCACGCCGTACACCTCGGTGCGGCCGCACGAGGCCGACCGGGGGATGCCCGTCGAGGCCTACACCGAGGCCATCGAGGATGCACGGGTGGCGGCCGAGCGCGACTTCGGCCTGGTGCTGCGGTGGATCTACGACATCCCGGGTGAGGCGGGACTGCCGGCGGCGGAGGAGACGCTGCGCTTCGCCCTGGACCACGCCCCCGCGGGACTGGTGGGCTTCGGGCTCGGCGGCCCTGAGATCGGCGTACCCCGGCCGCAGTTCCAGCCGCACTTCGACGCCGCCCGGGCCGCCGGCCTCAGGTCGGTCCCGCACGCCGGCGAGACGACCGGTCCCGAGACGGTGTGGGACGCGATCCGGCTGCTCGGCGCCGACCGCATCGGGCACGGCACGACCGCCGCCCAGGACCCCGAGCTGCTGGCGTTCCTGGCCGAGACCGGGATCCCGCTGGAGGTCTGCCCGAGCTCCAACATCGCCACCCGCGCGGTGGCCTCGCTGGCCGAGCACCCGATCACCGCCTTCCGCGACGCCGGCATCCGGTTCAGCATCAACTCCGACGACCCGCCGATGTTCGGCACCACGCTGAACCGGGAGTACGAGATCGCCGCCGACCTGCTGGACCTGGACGAGGCGGGGGTGGCCGAGCTCGCGCGCGCCGCGGTGCTGGCCTCCTTCGCCCCCGAGGACGTCCGGGCCCGGGTGCTCGCGGAGATCGACGACCACCTGGTCAGCGCGACCGCCGGAGCCTAG
- a CDS encoding SDR family oxidoreductase yields the protein MGLRTRRLRDLDNRKVFITGGASGIGRATARAAAAQGAVLHLTDVDAAGLHRTAEEIRAAGGTVAHAAAADIADYDAVRGLAGEVTATSGTMDVVMNIAGISTWGTVQSLEHQHWRRLVEVNLMGPVHVIETLVPPMIEAGRGGHLVNVSSAAGIIGMPWHAAYSASKFGLRGVSEVLRFDLARHGIGVSLVCPGGVATPLTETVTIAGVDKASERFERLHHRFRARAVTAEQAAESILTGVRRNRYWVYTSPDIRFIHLVQRLFPPGYLLAMKAMSAGANRALPEVGRARRPREA from the coding sequence ATGGGACTCAGAACACGCCGCCTGCGTGACCTCGACAACCGCAAGGTGTTCATCACCGGCGGCGCCAGCGGCATCGGGCGGGCCACGGCCCGGGCCGCCGCGGCCCAGGGTGCGGTGCTCCACCTGACCGACGTGGATGCCGCTGGCCTGCACCGGACCGCCGAGGAGATCCGCGCCGCTGGCGGCACGGTCGCGCACGCCGCTGCCGCGGACATCGCCGACTATGACGCCGTGCGCGGGCTGGCGGGCGAGGTGACCGCGACCTCAGGCACCATGGACGTGGTGATGAACATCGCCGGCATCTCGACCTGGGGCACCGTGCAGAGCCTGGAGCACCAGCACTGGCGGCGGCTGGTCGAGGTCAACCTGATGGGTCCGGTCCACGTCATCGAGACCCTGGTGCCGCCGATGATCGAGGCCGGTCGCGGCGGGCACCTGGTCAACGTGTCCTCGGCCGCGGGGATCATCGGGATGCCCTGGCACGCGGCGTACAGCGCGAGCAAGTTCGGGCTGCGGGGCGTCTCGGAGGTGCTGCGCTTCGACCTGGCCCGGCACGGCATCGGCGTCAGCCTGGTCTGCCCCGGCGGGGTCGCGACGCCGCTCACCGAGACCGTCACCATCGCCGGGGTGGACAAGGCGAGCGAGAGGTTCGAGCGGCTGCACCACAGGTTCCGGGCCCGGGCCGTCACCGCCGAGCAGGCCGCGGAGTCGATCCTGACCGGCGTACGTCGCAACCGCTACTGGGTCTACACCTCCCCCGACATCCGGTTCATCCACCTGGTGCAGCGCCTCTTCCCGCCCGGCTACCTGCTGGCGATGAAGGCGATGAGCGCCGGGGCCAACCGCGCGCTGCCCGAGGTCGGCCGTGCCCGCCGTCCGCGGGAGGCGTGA
- a CDS encoding MauE/DoxX family redox-associated membrane protein encodes MEWLRTTLRNGGRTNGWWPWFGTLLRLVTGGVWLVAGGLKIAEPWESVRALRAYEILPESVVPTVGHLLPTLEVVVGACLVLGALTRLSAAVSAGLFVAFVIGIVSVWVRGIEIDCGCFGGGGAKEGASSAYPLELARDAALLLASLWLVVRPRSRLALDNLIFSPAGRDPERNDDGEEHPQEELTGRPS; translated from the coding sequence GTGGAGTGGCTGCGGACGACCCTGAGGAACGGTGGGAGGACCAACGGTTGGTGGCCGTGGTTCGGCACCCTCCTGCGGCTGGTCACCGGCGGCGTGTGGCTGGTGGCCGGTGGGCTCAAGATCGCCGAGCCCTGGGAGAGCGTCCGGGCCCTGCGCGCCTACGAGATCCTCCCCGAGTCGGTCGTGCCGACGGTCGGTCACCTGCTGCCGACTCTCGAGGTCGTCGTCGGTGCGTGCCTGGTGCTGGGTGCTCTCACCCGCCTGAGCGCGGCCGTCTCCGCAGGCCTGTTCGTGGCGTTCGTGATCGGCATCGTGTCGGTGTGGGTGCGCGGCATCGAGATCGACTGCGGCTGCTTCGGCGGAGGAGGGGCCAAGGAGGGTGCCTCCTCGGCGTACCCCCTGGAGCTGGCCCGCGACGCCGCACTCCTGCTGGCCTCGCTCTGGCTCGTGGTGCGTCCGCGCTCCCGGCTGGCCCTGGACAACCTGATCTTCTCGCCCGCTGGGCGAGACCCCGAAAGGAACGACGATGGCGAAGAACACCCCCAAGAAGAACTCACCGGGCGCCCGAGCTGA
- a CDS encoding histidine phosphatase family protein — protein MRPRWSSGPSELVLVRHGESVGNHADLQARESGAEYLDLDARDADVELSDTGHAQARAVNAWLREGGAELPDVVIASPYRRAAETARLALDGLGTDLVLDERLRERDLGIFDGMTGVGIRARHPEEAERREKLGKFYYQPPSGESWADVVLRIRSLLTDLREGYDGARVWLFSHQAVIMSFRYVLEEVAEQDLLELDRKIQIPNASVTTYRRSGDHLELVDFADTTAVDKAEAAVTREPSQGGRGDEQA, from the coding sequence GTGAGGCCGCGCTGGAGCAGCGGACCCTCCGAGCTGGTGCTGGTGCGTCACGGCGAGAGCGTGGGCAACCACGCAGACCTCCAGGCCCGCGAGTCCGGGGCGGAGTACCTCGACCTGGACGCCCGCGACGCCGACGTCGAGCTCTCCGACACCGGCCACGCCCAGGCCAGGGCCGTCAACGCCTGGCTCCGCGAGGGCGGGGCCGAGCTGCCCGACGTGGTGATCGCCTCGCCGTACCGCCGGGCCGCGGAGACCGCACGGCTGGCACTGGACGGTCTCGGGACGGACCTGGTCCTCGACGAGCGGCTGCGCGAGCGGGACCTGGGGATCTTCGACGGGATGACCGGTGTCGGGATCAGGGCTCGCCACCCCGAGGAGGCCGAGCGTCGCGAGAAGCTCGGGAAGTTCTACTACCAGCCGCCCAGCGGTGAGAGCTGGGCAGACGTGGTGCTGCGCATCCGCAGCCTGCTCACCGACCTGCGCGAGGGGTACGACGGCGCCCGGGTCTGGTTGTTCTCCCACCAGGCAGTGATCATGAGCTTCCGCTACGTGCTGGAGGAGGTCGCTGAGCAGGACCTCCTCGAGCTCGACCGGAAGATCCAGATCCCCAACGCCTCGGTGACCACCTACCGGCGCAGCGGGGACCACCTCGAGCTCGTCGACTTCGCCGACACCACTGCCGTGGACAAGGCCGAGGCCGCGGTGACCCGGGAACCCTCCCAGGGAGGGCGTGGCGATGAGCAGGCCTGA
- a CDS encoding sugar O-acetyltransferase, whose amino-acid sequence MSNDLPDLRTMRERMLAGQPYVTDSEIAAMTAAAQQRMAAYNACDPTDAAGRRGLLEELLGEVGEEVEVRSPVYVDHGDRISIGPRTFVNFGLTALDVAPITIGADVQIGPHVQLLTPTHPLDAQQRKDKWESAAPITIGDNVWLGGGVIVCPGVTIGDNTVVGAGAVVVSDLPAGVLAVGQPAKVIRHL is encoded by the coding sequence ATGAGCAACGACCTCCCCGACCTGCGGACCATGCGTGAGCGGATGCTCGCCGGCCAGCCGTACGTGACCGACAGCGAGATCGCCGCGATGACTGCCGCGGCGCAGCAGCGGATGGCTGCCTACAACGCGTGCGACCCGACCGATGCGGCGGGCCGGCGAGGCCTGCTGGAGGAGCTGCTCGGCGAGGTGGGGGAGGAGGTGGAGGTGCGCTCCCCGGTGTACGTCGACCACGGCGACCGGATCAGCATCGGGCCCCGCACCTTCGTCAACTTCGGCCTGACCGCCCTGGACGTCGCCCCGATCACCATCGGGGCCGACGTGCAGATCGGTCCGCACGTGCAGCTGCTGACCCCCACGCACCCGCTGGACGCCCAGCAGCGCAAGGACAAGTGGGAGAGCGCGGCCCCGATCACCATCGGCGACAACGTGTGGCTGGGCGGGGGCGTCATCGTCTGTCCCGGCGTGACCATCGGCGACAACACGGTGGTCGGCGCCGGCGCCGTGGTGGTCAGCGACCTGCCGGCCGGGGTGCTGGCGGTGGGCCAGCCCGCGAAGGTGATCCGTCACCTCTGA
- a CDS encoding maleylpyruvate isomerase family mycothiol-dependent enzyme, protein MRGVDRPGGRRPPGAPEGGFTVGFLLRSLWKYRLDLDRMVDETAREAAQRPTEELVEQLRSRASSRLKPPVVGALGPMTDTCIHLRDAARPLGLDVNPEPAAWRLALDFLVSKPARRGLVPPDRLAGLRFLTTDQEWTHGQGAEVRGSSEAIAMALSGRSAALPDLTGAGLLTLSGRISG, encoded by the coding sequence GTGCGCGGGGTGGACCGTCCGGGAGGTCGCCGCCCACCTGGTGCCCCCGAGGGCGGGTTCACGGTCGGCTTCCTGCTCCGCTCCCTGTGGAAGTACCGGCTCGACCTGGACCGGATGGTCGACGAGACGGCCCGGGAGGCGGCCCAGCGTCCGACCGAGGAGCTCGTCGAGCAGCTGCGCAGCAGGGCGAGCAGTCGGCTCAAGCCTCCGGTCGTCGGGGCGCTCGGCCCGATGACGGACACCTGCATCCACCTGCGTGACGCCGCCCGACCCCTCGGTCTCGACGTCAACCCGGAGCCGGCGGCCTGGCGACTCGCGCTGGACTTCCTGGTCTCCAAGCCCGCCAGACGAGGACTGGTGCCGCCCGATCGCCTGGCTGGACTCCGCTTCCTGACCACCGACCAGGAGTGGACCCACGGGCAGGGAGCAGAGGTGCGCGGGAGCAGCGAGGCGATCGCGATGGCGCTCTCCGGGCGCTCGGCTGCCCTCCCCGACCTGACCGGTGCGGGGCTGCTCACCCTGTCCGGCAGGATCTCAGGGTGA
- a CDS encoding dicarboxylate/amino acid:cation symporter → MSSTTTSTPARRRWLPSFGVQVLIGLVLGVVLGLVARSMGADGVDAATGEPDPNWLTETLTQIGSIFVTLLRTIVPPLVFLAIVASIANLRDVTGAARLAWKTLAWFAATALIAVGIGIALGLIIQPGNNTSVSAEAAAAPSSSGSWLDFLTGLVPANALGLEASAGSDGSVGLSFNVLQILVVAIAVGVATLKVGDAAEPFLAIVRSALLVVQKVLWWVILLAPIATVGLLGKAVATYGWDALGSLGSFTVAIYLGLALVLFVVYPVLLRTNGLSVKQFFSGAWPAISLAFVSRSSVGTMPVTQRVTERNLGVPKAYASFAVPLGATTKMDGCASIYPAVSAIFVAQFFGLDLALTDYALIAFVAVIGSAATAGVTGATVMLTLTLSTLGLPLEGVGLLLAIDPILDMGRTATNVAGQALVPALVAKREGILDLAAYNASRAGKAWQDEDPAEVLDPTGDAKAAA, encoded by the coding sequence ATGAGCTCCACCACCACCTCGACGCCCGCCCGGCGTCGCTGGCTCCCCTCGTTCGGCGTCCAGGTCCTGATCGGGCTGGTCCTCGGCGTCGTGCTCGGGCTGGTCGCCCGGTCCATGGGCGCGGACGGCGTCGACGCCGCCACCGGCGAGCCGGACCCCAACTGGCTGACCGAGACGCTCACCCAGATCGGCAGCATCTTCGTCACCCTGCTGCGCACCATCGTCCCGCCGCTGGTCTTCCTGGCCATCGTGGCCTCGATCGCCAACCTGCGCGACGTCACCGGAGCGGCTCGGCTGGCGTGGAAGACGCTGGCCTGGTTCGCGGCCACCGCGCTGATCGCGGTGGGCATCGGCATCGCCCTCGGGCTGATCATCCAGCCGGGGAACAACACCAGCGTCTCCGCCGAGGCCGCCGCCGCGCCGTCGAGCAGCGGGTCCTGGCTGGACTTCCTGACCGGCCTGGTCCCGGCCAACGCCCTCGGCCTGGAGGCCAGCGCGGGCTCCGACGGCTCCGTGGGGTTGTCGTTCAACGTGCTCCAGATCCTGGTGGTGGCCATCGCGGTCGGTGTCGCCACCCTCAAGGTGGGTGACGCCGCCGAGCCGTTCCTGGCCATCGTCCGCTCCGCCCTGCTGGTGGTCCAGAAGGTGCTGTGGTGGGTGATCCTGCTGGCCCCGATCGCCACGGTCGGACTGCTGGGCAAGGCGGTGGCCACCTACGGCTGGGACGCCCTGGGCTCCCTGGGCAGCTTCACCGTCGCCATCTACCTCGGTCTCGCCCTGGTCCTGTTCGTGGTCTACCCGGTGCTGCTGCGCACCAACGGCCTGTCGGTCAAGCAGTTCTTCTCCGGCGCCTGGCCCGCGATCTCGCTGGCCTTCGTCTCCCGCTCCTCGGTCGGCACCATGCCGGTGACCCAGCGAGTGACCGAGCGCAACCTGGGGGTGCCCAAGGCCTACGCGTCGTTCGCGGTGCCGCTGGGGGCGACCACGAAGATGGACGGCTGCGCCTCGATCTATCCCGCAGTCTCGGCGATCTTCGTGGCCCAGTTCTTCGGGCTGGACCTCGCCCTGACCGACTACGCGCTGATCGCGTTCGTGGCGGTCATCGGCTCCGCGGCCACCGCGGGCGTGACCGGCGCGACGGTGATGCTGACCCTGACGCTCTCCACCCTCGGCCTGCCCCTGGAGGGCGTCGGCCTGCTGCTGGCGATCGACCCGATCCTGGACATGGGCCGCACGGCCACCAACGTGGCCGGCCAGGCCCTGGTGCCGGCACTGGTCGCCAAGCGCGAGGGGATCCTGGACCTGGCTGCCTACAACGCCTCGCGAGCCGGCAAGGCGTGGCAGGACGAGGACCCCGCCGAGGTGCTCGACCCGACCGGGGACGCGAAGGCCGCGGCCTGA